The nucleotide window CATCGTTGGTCGCGATGACATCGGCGAGGTCGAACAGCCACTTCGGGCTGGTCAGATACGACCGCGGCGCCATCCCCGCAGCGTGCGCACGGCGGATGATCTTCGAGGACTCGGCGATGAAGAGGCCCTCGGCCGGTTCGCGGACGCTGCGCAGCGCCACATCGGTCAGCTGCGTGTAATCGTGCATCTCGGCCAGACCGCCGCCGGCCAGATCCGCTTCATCGAAGAAGCGCAGACGCTCGGCGTCGATCCCGAGCTCGGCCGCACGGTCGATGACCTGCTGCCTCGTCAGCGGAGCCTTTGCCGGGGTGTTCACAGCGTGACGATCCTCCAGATCGCGACGAGGCCGAGGATGACGATGATCGTGCGCAGCAGCACCGGAGAGAAGCGACGACCGATCCGCGCACCGAAGTACCCGCCGATGAGTGATCCCACCGCGATGCAGATGACGGCGATCCAGTTGATCCGGTCGTGGCCGACGATGATGTACGTGCTCGCCGAAACCGTGTTGACGACGAGGACGAGGACGTTCTTCAGTCCGTTGAGACGCTGCAGATCATCGGGCAGCAGCAGACCCAGCAGGGCGATGAGGATGATGCCCTGGGCTGCGGCGAAGTACCCGCCGTAGATCGCGGTGAGGAAGACGACGAGGAGGACAGCCAGGTACCGGCCGGTGGAGAGTCGGTCCCCCACCGAGGCGGTCTTGTGTTCGATCCCGGCGGCTTCGGCGCGACGCAGCGAGCGGTTCTTCAAGTACCGGGACAGATACGGCTGCCCGACGACCATGATGAGCGCCACGACGAGG belongs to Brevibacterium spongiae and includes:
- a CDS encoding sulfite exporter TauE/SafE family protein, producing MEFLSSLSLEPWQIALIVLAGIGAGGINAVVGSGTLITFPALVAFGVPPVVSTMSNAVGLIPGNIASSFGYREELRGQWKRILGFVPASLLGSLTGAYLLLHLPEDAFETIVPVLLVVALIMVVGQPYLSRYLKNRSLRRAEAAGIEHKTASVGDRLSTGRYLAVLLVVFLTAIYGGYFAAAQGIILIALLGLLLPDDLQRLNGLKNVLVLVVNTVSASTYIIVGHDRINWIAVICIAVGSLIGGYFGARIGRRFSPVLLRTIIVILGLVAIWRIVTL